A genomic region of Gossypium hirsutum isolate 1008001.06 chromosome D01, Gossypium_hirsutum_v2.1, whole genome shotgun sequence contains the following coding sequences:
- the LOC107917048 gene encoding cytochrome P450 CYP736A12, producing MAISYCDWLPSQMSSSTLTLLFVLLGTLCSFIYFFSSPNRNKNGWKLPPGPAPLPIIGNIHMLGNLPHQSLHYLAKKYGPIMSIMLGKVPTIVVSSPEAAELFLKVHDVVFASRPKVQSAKYFTYGGKALAFTQYGSYWRTVRKWCILHFLSASEVECFASIRKAEVGLLVESVRKVAAVGETINLSLAVAKVLEEMMSKVLFGWSMDDKIDFKPLVDEALHLSGVFNLSDYVPFLAPLDLQGYTRRLKKASSGLHEFFDKMIDEYQQGINMDDQKPYRSFFQLMVSMLDTPINPNDEDQPYIFGRENIKAIMVDMVAASFDTTSTTIEWTFTELLKHPRVMVALQKELEIVVGRNRMVEESDLPKLAYLDMVIKESFRLHPVAPLLIPHESTEDVTVNGYFIPKKSRLLVNTWSMGRNPKIWSSNAEEFFPERFKDRKIDLRGHDFELIPFGTGRRGCPGMQLALVNMRIILAQLAHCFDWELPGGMLPNELDMTEKFGLSLPRANRLLVKSTYRLIA from the exons ATGGCTATCAGCTATTGTGATTGGCTTCCCTCCCAAATGTCTTCTTCAACATTAACCTTACTCTTCGTCCTCCTTGGAACTCTCTGTTCCTTTATCTACTTCTTCAGCTCACCAAACCGCAACAAAAATGGCTGGAAACTTCCACCCGGTCCTGCCCCTCTTCCCATCATAGGTAACATCCACATGCTAGGGAACCTCCCACACCAAAGTCTTCACTATCTCGCCAAAAAATATGGACCCATCATGTCGATAATGCTAGGCAAAGTACCAACCATCGTGGTATCATCACCCGAAGCCGCTGAACTGTTCCTCAAGGTCCATGACGTCGTTTTTGCTTCCAGGCCTAAAGTCCAATCCGCGAAATACTTCACATATGGTGGCAAGGCCTTGGCTTTTACCCAGTACGGTTCTTACTGGCGAACTGTACGGAAATGGTGTATTTTGCATTTCCTCAGTGCTTCCGAAGTTGAATGTTTTGCCTCGATAAGGAAGGCGGAGGTGGGGTTATTGGTTGAATCAGTGAGGAAGGTAGCGGCGGTGGGTGAAACAATAAACCTTAGCCTGGCGGTGGCTAAGGTTCTTGAAGAAATGATGTCGAAAGTGTTATTCGGGTGGTCCATGGATGATAAAATCGATTTTAAGCCGCTGGTTGATGAGGCCCTGCACTTATCTGGGGTTTTCAATCTCTCGGATTATGTGCCTTTCCTTGCTCCACTTGATCTTCAG GGATATACAAGAAGGCTTAAGAAGGCGAGCAGTGGCCTTCACGAATTTTTTGACAAAATGATAGATGAATACCAACAAGGGATTAACATGGATGACCAAAAACCTTATAGAAGTTTCTTTCAACTGATGGTTTCGATGTTGGATACACCCATAAACCCTAACGATGAAGATCAACCATACATCTTTGGTAGAGAAAACATCAAGGCTATAATGGTGGACATGGTGGCAGCTTCCTTCGACACTACATCCACGACCATTGAGTGGACATTTACAGAACTGCTAAAGCATCCTCGAGTCATGGTTGCTCTCCAGAAAGAGCTAGAAATTGTTGTCGGAAGGAATAGAATGGTAGAAGAGTCGGACCTACCGAAACTTGCCTATTTGGATATGGTCATCAAAGAGAGTTTCAGGTTGCATCCTGTGGCGCCGTTGTTAATCCCGCACGAGTCGACCGAAGATGTCACCGTTAATGGGTATTTCATACCTAAGAAGTCGCGGCTTTTGGTGAACACTTGGTCCATGGGGCGAAACCCCAAGATATGGTCGAGCAATGCTGAAGAGTTCTTTCCAGAAAGATTCAAGGATAGGAAGATAGACCTTCGAGGGCATGATTTCGAACTCATTCCGTTCGGAACCGGTCGTAGAGGATGTCCCGGAATGCAGTTAGCTCTAGTCAACATGCGTATTATTTTAGCTCAATTAGCCCATTGCTTTGATTGGGAGTTGCCTGGTGGGATGTTGCCTAATGAACTCGACATGACCGAGAAGTTCGGCCTTTCGTTGCCTAGGGCTAATCGTTTACTTGTAAAGTCGACTTATCGTTTAATTGCTTGA
- the LOC107917635 gene encoding cytochrome P450 71AU50 gives MIKSILSRWLMRECTYLARVFNLSDYASFFDPLHLRGYARRIKKASSGLHEFFDKMINEYQQGTNMDEQKPYTGFFQVMVSLLGTPMNPNDEDQHYIVGRENIKAIMLDMVVASFDTITTAIE, from the exons ATGATAAAATCGATTTTAAGCCGCTGGTTGATGAGGGAATGCACTTATctagctagggttttcaatctCTCGGATTATGCGTCTTTCTTTGATCCACTTCATCTTCGG GGATATGCAAGAAGGATTAAGAAGGCGAGCAGTGGCCTTCAcgaattttttgataaaatgataAATGAATACCAACAAGGGACTAACATGGATGAACAAAAACCTTATACAGGTTTCTTTCAAGTGATGGTTTCCTTGTTGGGTACACCCATGAACCCTAACGATGAAGATCAACACTACATCGTTGGTAGAGAAAACATCAAGGCGATAATGCTGGACATGGTGGTAGCTTCCTTTGACACTATAACCACAGCCATTGAGTGA